Proteins encoded by one window of Moorella humiferrea:
- a CDS encoding diphosphate--fructose-6-phosphate 1-phosphotransferase produces the protein MKQKSLFVAQSGGPTSVINSTLAGIVAEAGYQPQVGRVYGLFHGLEGALRGEFVELSNLRRDELDKLRHTPAAILGGSRYPLTDEDILKVIKFLKANDCHYFLFIGGNGTMDTCLRMQDMCRQENVAIEVVGVPKTVDNDLEVTDHAPGYGSAARYVALSVRDQVLDLQAMRRFEQVRIIETMGRMVGWLAAASFLATDPTATINPLFIPEVPIDEDEFIAHIEKVYKKQGYVLAVIGEGLRNKKGEPMGDIPFAGMSDSGCHAVRTGAAEYLARLVNERLGVRARAQILGMNQRSFAACVSPVDEEEAYRVGRAAVRLAVAEGGGQMVTLVRQGDYSETGFTPLERVAGIEKQLPLNYYDRVNKRVTPEFVEWIKPLVGEIEPVLWPADLRATNKSSCVVCGGRTYLG, from the coding sequence ATGAAGCAGAAGTCGTTGTTTGTAGCCCAATCAGGTGGCCCTACGTCGGTAATTAACAGCACCTTGGCAGGGATCGTCGCCGAGGCCGGGTACCAGCCGCAGGTGGGGCGGGTATACGGGCTGTTCCATGGCCTGGAAGGTGCTTTAAGGGGTGAATTCGTCGAGCTTAGCAATCTAAGAAGGGATGAGCTGGATAAACTGCGGCATACACCGGCGGCTATCCTGGGCGGAAGCCGATATCCTCTTACAGATGAAGATATACTTAAAGTTATTAAATTTTTAAAAGCCAATGATTGCCATTATTTTCTATTTATTGGCGGTAACGGCACCATGGATACTTGCCTGCGAATGCAAGATATGTGTCGCCAGGAAAATGTGGCGATAGAAGTGGTGGGTGTACCAAAGACCGTTGATAACGACCTGGAGGTAACCGACCATGCCCCCGGTTACGGCAGTGCGGCTCGTTATGTCGCCCTGTCGGTGCGGGACCAGGTTTTGGACCTGCAGGCCATGCGGCGTTTTGAACAAGTGCGGATCATCGAAACTATGGGCCGTATGGTTGGTTGGCTTGCCGCCGCTTCATTTCTGGCCACAGACCCCACCGCGACCATTAATCCCCTCTTCATCCCGGAAGTACCTATTGATGAAGACGAATTTATCGCTCATATTGAAAAGGTATATAAAAAACAAGGTTATGTATTGGCTGTCATCGGTGAGGGATTACGAAATAAAAAGGGAGAACCTATGGGTGACATACCTTTTGCCGGCATGAGCGATTCGGGATGTCATGCGGTACGGACGGGGGCGGCCGAATACTTGGCGCGGCTGGTTAACGAAAGGCTCGGAGTGCGGGCTCGGGCACAGATCCTGGGAATGAATCAGAGAAGTTTTGCCGCCTGCGTATCGCCGGTTGATGAGGAGGAAGCCTACCGCGTGGGTCGGGCGGCCGTACGGCTGGCCGTTGCGGAAGGAGGAGGGCAAATGGTAACCCTCGTCAGGCAAGGGGATTACTCGGAAACCGGTTTTACTCCCCTGGAACGGGTAGCCGGGATAGAAAAACAATTACCTTTGAACTACTACGACCGGGTTAATAAACGGGTAACCCCGGAATTTGTAGAATGGATAAAACCACTTGTAGGAGAAATCGAACCGGTTTTATGGCCGGCTGATTTAAGAGCCACCAATAAATCTTCGTGTGTTGTCTGTGGAGGGAGGACTTACCTTGGCTGA
- a CDS encoding carbohydrate ABC transporter permease: MVNKKIGKELNEEEGKRGWLRLPLPFLLVFPAIFVLSIVILYPLISSSFLSLFHYELTKPNEIEFNLLTNYKNMLHDDTFWLAFKNTLIFTGVSVVVSLVIGLIGAIAIDQLPERFAGLRGVVLVPWIIPGVVVGFLFMLIFDVEVGIANVILKHAGIIKEFLPWLMDEHLAMIAVIVANIWNQVPFYILMFTAGLKAIPMDVKEAAIVEGASRWQEFIHVTLPYLRGILVITSLLMVIRNFNNFPIIYTMTGGGPVFSTTTLVIYIYRLAFEQFNLGYASAVGIVWCAVLLIVSMIYVKMLYKQVHG; the protein is encoded by the coding sequence ATGGTAAATAAGAAAATTGGTAAAGAATTAAACGAAGAAGAAGGCAAGCGGGGATGGCTCCGCTTGCCTCTCCCCTTCCTTTTAGTATTTCCAGCTATTTTTGTTTTAAGTATAGTCATCCTTTATCCACTAATTAGTTCATCCTTTCTTTCCCTTTTTCATTATGAGTTGACTAAACCGAACGAAATAGAATTTAATCTACTAACAAATTACAAAAATATGCTGCATGATGATACCTTCTGGTTAGCCTTTAAAAATACACTGATCTTTACGGGGGTTTCAGTTGTTGTAAGTTTAGTGATCGGTTTAATCGGAGCCATTGCCATTGATCAGCTGCCAGAGCGATTTGCCGGCCTTCGCGGTGTGGTATTGGTGCCATGGATTATTCCCGGAGTTGTAGTTGGTTTTCTCTTTATGTTAATTTTTGATGTTGAAGTCGGGATAGCCAATGTTATTCTCAAACACGCCGGCATTATTAAGGAATTTCTCCCTTGGCTAATGGATGAACATTTGGCGATGATCGCTGTCATCGTGGCCAACATCTGGAACCAAGTACCCTTTTATATCTTAATGTTTACAGCAGGTTTGAAGGCAATTCCTATGGATGTCAAAGAAGCCGCCATTGTAGAAGGAGCGAGCCGTTGGCAGGAATTTATTCATGTAACCTTGCCTTATTTAAGGGGGATCCTGGTAATTACAAGCCTGCTAATGGTAATTCGCAATTTCAACAACTTCCCGATCATCTACACAATGACAGGGGGAGGACCCGTTTTTTCAACAACTACCTTAGTTATCTATATTTATCGTCTGGCTTTTGAACAGTTTAATCTTGGTTATGCCTCAGCGGTAGGTATCGTTTGGTGTGCAGTTTTATTGATTGTATCTATGATTTATGTAAAGATGCTTTATAAACAAGTACATGGGTAA
- a CDS encoding uroporphyrinogen decarboxylase family protein: MTGRERVLTALNHKEPDRVPFDLGSSGVTGIHILAYQRLRQHLGLQVGSGKLYDPIQQLALVEDDVVNCLRIDTRPITRRLPPTSITEDGNYFSFNDEWQVLWQMPKVNGFYYDAMSNPLKHVEIVQDVEEFPWPDFNEPERYQGLAEELKVIAEKTGCAIVAQDICPGFTETAARLLGMEKFLMGLILNPDMVCAVMDKIIENKKQYWYNMLTKCGGYIDIVQQGEDLGTQYSLLISPDLYRKYVKPRQKDLYGFIKSLAPVKIFFHSCGAIRELIPDFIEVGIDILNPIQLSAAGMDDTAKLKREFGKDVCFWGGGIETQTILPHGKPEEIKDEVRRRIDDLAPGGGFIFNTVHNIQPDVPPENIMAMWEALQEYGVY; this comes from the coding sequence GTGACAGGGAGAGAAAGGGTCTTAACGGCCCTTAATCATAAAGAACCCGATCGGGTACCCTTTGATCTGGGTTCATCAGGGGTTACGGGTATTCATATCCTTGCTTACCAGCGTTTACGACAGCATTTAGGTTTGCAAGTTGGTTCTGGCAAGTTATATGATCCAATTCAACAACTGGCGTTGGTAGAAGACGACGTAGTCAATTGTTTAAGAATAGATACACGTCCAATAACGCGACGCCTGCCGCCTACCTCAATAACCGAGGACGGAAATTATTTTAGTTTTAATGATGAGTGGCAAGTTTTATGGCAAATGCCTAAAGTAAATGGCTTTTATTATGATGCCATGTCTAACCCCTTAAAACATGTGGAGATAGTGCAAGATGTTGAAGAATTTCCTTGGCCCGATTTTAATGAACCGGAACGGTATCAAGGATTAGCTGAGGAACTAAAGGTTATAGCCGAAAAAACGGGATGTGCCATAGTAGCCCAGGACATTTGCCCTGGGTTTACGGAAACTGCCGCCCGTTTACTTGGGATGGAAAAGTTTTTAATGGGTTTAATTCTTAATCCTGATATGGTATGCGCGGTGATGGATAAGATTATTGAAAATAAAAAGCAGTACTGGTACAACATGTTAACAAAATGCGGCGGCTATATTGATATTGTCCAGCAAGGTGAAGACCTGGGTACCCAATACTCCTTGCTTATATCACCAGACCTGTATCGAAAATACGTTAAGCCCAGGCAAAAAGATTTATATGGCTTTATAAAAAGCTTGGCGCCGGTTAAGATATTCTTTCATTCCTGCGGGGCAATAAGAGAATTGATACCTGATTTTATTGAAGTAGGGATCGATATTTTAAATCCTATTCAATTAAGTGCAGCAGGGATGGATGATACGGCTAAGCTAAAACGGGAATTTGGTAAGGATGTTTGCTTCTGGGGTGGAGGTATTGAAACGCAAACAATTCTTCCCCATGGTAAACCGGAAGAAATAAAAGATGAAGTTCGCCGGCGAATTGATGATCTTGCACCGGGTGGCGGTTTTATCTTCAATACGGTACACAATATTCAACCGGATGTTCCGCCGGAAAACATCATGGCTATGTGGGAAGCCCTACAGGAATATGGAGTTTATTAA
- a CDS encoding lactate racemase domain-containing protein has protein sequence MQEVLIEYGDGKMPIEVPDTATVFQVGRDNVDPPEVDPWEATRKALANPLGMPPLHRLVKKGSKVVIAFPDRVKGGAHPRAHRRVCIPIIVEELKKAGVEDKDIKLICAMGLHRKNTKEELYWYLGREIVDAFWPDRLVMHDAEDPEGIVEYGYDEMGNVVNVNREVAEADLAIMIGHVQGNPYGGYSGGYKMCVTGITTWRSIRCHHCPDTMHRDDFIPVNTEKSLMRRQFDSIGQAIEKGMGKKFFCVDAVTGTNSQVLGVYAGAAKEVQEASWQLAERRTNVYLDIKDKFDIMVFGLPRTFHYGPGMGTNPILMLQAIGANLARNYDVFNDGGVIIAASLCDGWFNDEWFPSYRKVFHKLQEVADFAEAVRFEDEIAHDPEYIYKYRYAYGYHPFHALSMVSMGGVALKHTSAIFIPGARKPGYARAMGCIPTNTFADALKQAEKYVGKNPRILVLPETFLKVAVHLKRK, from the coding sequence ATGCAAGAAGTCCTGATAGAATACGGCGACGGCAAGATGCCCATTGAAGTGCCTGATACGGCAACCGTTTTCCAGGTCGGACGAGATAACGTGGACCCTCCGGAAGTGGACCCGTGGGAGGCCACTCGTAAAGCTCTGGCCAACCCCTTAGGAATGCCCCCCCTTCATCGCTTAGTTAAAAAAGGTAGCAAAGTAGTTATTGCTTTCCCCGATAGGGTCAAAGGAGGCGCCCACCCCAGGGCCCACCGGCGGGTATGTATCCCCATTATAGTTGAGGAACTGAAGAAGGCCGGCGTTGAAGATAAGGACATAAAGCTCATTTGCGCCATGGGTTTGCACCGGAAAAATACCAAAGAAGAACTCTACTGGTATCTCGGCCGGGAGATTGTCGATGCCTTCTGGCCGGACCGCCTGGTTATGCACGATGCCGAAGACCCAGAAGGTATCGTCGAATACGGCTACGACGAAATGGGTAACGTCGTCAATGTCAACCGTGAGGTGGCCGAAGCCGACCTGGCCATTATGATCGGGCACGTCCAGGGAAACCCCTACGGTGGCTACAGCGGCGGCTATAAGATGTGCGTCACCGGCATAACTACCTGGCGCTCCATCCGCTGCCACCACTGTCCGGACACCATGCACCGGGATGACTTCATCCCTGTCAATACTGAAAAAAGTTTAATGCGCCGGCAGTTCGATTCCATCGGTCAGGCCATTGAAAAGGGCATGGGGAAAAAATTTTTCTGTGTCGACGCCGTCACCGGTACCAATTCCCAAGTCCTAGGGGTTTATGCCGGTGCGGCTAAAGAGGTTCAGGAAGCCAGCTGGCAGCTGGCCGAACGTCGCACCAATGTTTACCTGGACATCAAAGACAAATTTGATATTATGGTGTTTGGTTTGCCCCGTACTTTTCACTATGGACCGGGTATGGGCACCAATCCGATACTTATGCTCCAAGCCATCGGCGCTAACTTAGCCCGTAATTATGACGTCTTTAATGATGGCGGGGTTATTATAGCGGCTTCCCTCTGCGACGGCTGGTTCAACGATGAGTGGTTCCCCTCTTATCGCAAGGTATTTCACAAACTCCAGGAAGTAGCCGATTTTGCCGAAGCAGTCCGTTTCGAGGATGAAATTGCCCATGATCCGGAGTATATATATAAATATCGTTACGCTTACGGCTATCATCCTTTCCATGCCCTTTCCATGGTTTCCATGGGAGGTGTAGCCTTAAAGCACACCAGTGCCATTTTTATTCCCGGCGCCAGAAAACCGGGTTATGCCCGGGCCATGGGTTGTATCCCCACCAATACCTTTGCCGATGCTTTAAAGCAGGCGGAAAAATATGTCGGTAAAAACCCCCGCATCCTGGTACTCCCGGAAACCTTCCTGAAGGTTGCGGTACATTTAAAACGAAAATAA
- a CDS encoding class II fructose-bisphosphate aldolase, which yields MLTSATELLNRAQRGNYAVAAFNFHNLEILQAIIETAEAEKAPVILQITPTYLEKIGAVAAAAMARGAATAAKVPVALHLDHSDSIKWVIWALTHGFTSVMIDASKLPLAENIEISRQVAEAAHAVGATAEAELGHIGGVEDSVDRGSKNAGLADPDEAVRLVQESGIDALAPALGTAHGLYTSEPKIDFDRLRKIRERVPIPLVLHGGSGIPDNMIREAIAGGINKVNIGTELKVAWAVAVAEVLTAGEKEPWKIAVKVREAVGKVVRQKIWLCGCGGKG from the coding sequence ATGTTAACATCAGCCACTGAGTTATTAAACCGCGCCCAAAGGGGAAACTATGCCGTTGCCGCCTTTAATTTTCACAACCTGGAAATATTGCAGGCCATAATCGAAACCGCAGAAGCCGAAAAAGCCCCTGTTATCCTGCAAATTACACCTACTTATTTAGAGAAAATCGGGGCCGTTGCTGCAGCCGCCATGGCCCGGGGAGCGGCGACCGCCGCTAAAGTACCAGTTGCCCTACACTTGGACCACAGCGACAGTATTAAATGGGTTATCTGGGCACTGACCCACGGCTTTACCTCGGTTATGATTGATGCTTCTAAATTACCCCTGGCGGAAAATATCGAAATCTCGCGGCAGGTGGCCGAAGCCGCCCATGCCGTCGGCGCTACCGCCGAGGCTGAGCTGGGGCATATCGGCGGGGTGGAGGATTCCGTCGATCGAGGTAGCAAAAACGCCGGCCTCGCCGATCCTGATGAAGCGGTACGGTTGGTGCAGGAAAGCGGGATCGACGCCCTGGCCCCCGCTTTGGGAACGGCCCACGGTTTATATACTTCCGAGCCGAAAATCGATTTTGATCGCTTGAGAAAAATTCGGGAACGAGTTCCAATCCCCCTCGTCCTCCACGGCGGTTCAGGCATACCTGATAATATGATCCGGGAAGCCATCGCCGGTGGAATTAACAAAGTTAATATCGGTACGGAATTAAAAGTCGCTTGGGCAGTAGCTGTGGCAGAAGTGCTGACGGCTGGAGAAAAAGAGCCCTGGAAGATAGCGGTAAAGGTCCGTGAGGCCGTAGGGAAAGTGGTAAGGCAAAAAATATGGCTATGCGGGTGCGGTGGAAAAGGGTAA
- a CDS encoding ABC transporter ATP-binding protein — MAEVRLVGVTKVFGNTTAVAKTDLEIKDGEFLVLVGPSGCGKSTTLRMIAGLETPTEGDIYIGERKVTHLEPKDRDIAMVFQNYALYPHMKVFDNMAFGLRLRKVPKQEIEVRVKEAAEILGIAHLLDRYPKQLSGGQRQRVALGRAIVRHPQVFLMDEPLSNLDAKLRVQMRAELIKLHQRLKTTVVYVTHDQTEAMTMGMRIVVMKDGIVQQVGTPKEIYNNPGNIFVAGFIGSPPMNFLKGVIEQQNGKVLFKTQGFTLNLPTTKVPIMASQEVILGIRPESLTIVNNDDKGACIPCEVEVVENIGSETIIHARTSGKEEVVIKTSGFEKAPQMGAAIKVKAWQGNLHLFDAQSGKCIIDFSVGQ, encoded by the coding sequence TTGGCTGAAGTCAGACTTGTAGGAGTAACTAAGGTATTCGGCAACACCACGGCGGTCGCCAAAACCGATTTAGAAATTAAAGACGGGGAATTTTTAGTCCTCGTAGGCCCTTCCGGATGTGGTAAAAGTACCACCCTGCGTATGATTGCCGGCCTGGAAACACCAACAGAAGGAGATATTTACATCGGCGAACGTAAGGTAACCCATCTGGAACCCAAAGATCGGGATATTGCTATGGTTTTTCAGAACTACGCTCTTTATCCCCATATGAAAGTTTTCGATAATATGGCCTTCGGCCTGCGGCTACGTAAAGTACCAAAACAAGAAATCGAAGTCCGCGTCAAAGAAGCGGCTGAGATTTTAGGTATAGCCCACCTTTTAGACAGATATCCCAAGCAGCTTTCCGGCGGCCAGCGGCAACGGGTAGCCCTTGGTCGAGCCATCGTCCGCCATCCCCAGGTGTTTCTTATGGATGAGCCGCTGAGTAACCTCGATGCCAAGCTGCGGGTGCAGATGAGGGCCGAGTTAATAAAGCTTCACCAGCGGCTAAAAACAACAGTTGTTTATGTAACCCATGATCAGACCGAAGCCATGACCATGGGCATGCGGATTGTTGTCATGAAGGACGGGATTGTCCAACAAGTCGGGACGCCAAAGGAAATTTATAATAATCCGGGCAATATCTTTGTAGCCGGGTTTATAGGATCGCCGCCGATGAATTTTTTAAAGGGTGTGATTGAACAACAGAACGGCAAAGTTTTGTTTAAGACCCAGGGATTTACTCTGAACCTACCGACTACAAAGGTGCCTATAATGGCAAGCCAAGAAGTTATCTTAGGCATTCGTCCCGAAAGTTTGACCATAGTAAATAATGATGATAAGGGGGCTTGCATCCCCTGCGAAGTGGAGGTGGTGGAGAATATAGGATCAGAAACAATAATTCACGCTAGAACGTCAGGTAAAGAGGAGGTTGTTATTAAAACGAGCGGCTTTGAGAAAGCTCCGCAAATGGGGGCGGCTATTAAAGTTAAAGCTTGGCAAGGCAATTTACATTTATTTGACGCGCAGAGTGGCAAATGTATTATTGATTTTAGCGTTGGCCAGTAA
- a CDS encoding triose-phosphate isomerase family protein, translating to MKKIFVNLKRFEVPRRLGGICSFDNPKKWIEWVLENIVKHGLGKLPNIRVICLLPEALIISAIEKLASYPTDEVRNLQVGCQGVFREDITPGGNFGAFTTNLPATAAKNLGCTWTIIGHSEERKDKLGIIERYDPSCCHNERSQAKARQIVSGIINEEVLCALKAGLNVLLCVGETEEERGYGPFAEQKPRIAAVLRSQLEMGLQGIEGAIGPQEIVIGYEPVWAIGPGKTPPGKEYISFVSATIKSIVKEKFNFEPAVVYGGGLKEENAKMIAEIDTIDGGLVALTRFTGDIAFEPEGLKNIIAKYATKKGAVPLCKKS from the coding sequence ATGAAAAAAATCTTCGTTAACCTTAAGCGTTTTGAGGTACCACGACGTCTAGGAGGTATATGCTCTTTCGATAATCCTAAAAAATGGATTGAATGGGTGTTAGAGAACATAGTAAAACACGGGTTAGGAAAACTACCCAATATAAGGGTTATCTGTCTTTTACCTGAAGCCCTTATTATCAGTGCTATAGAAAAACTGGCTTCCTACCCAACAGATGAAGTGCGAAATCTGCAGGTCGGCTGCCAGGGAGTATTCCGCGAAGACATCACCCCTGGTGGTAACTTCGGCGCCTTTACTACTAATCTGCCCGCAACTGCCGCCAAAAATCTTGGTTGTACCTGGACCATCATCGGCCATTCCGAAGAACGTAAGGATAAACTAGGAATAATAGAGCGTTACGATCCTTCCTGTTGCCATAATGAAAGGTCACAGGCAAAGGCAAGACAAATTGTAAGTGGAATTATAAACGAAGAGGTCTTGTGCGCCCTCAAGGCCGGACTTAATGTATTGCTCTGTGTAGGTGAAACCGAAGAAGAAAGAGGCTACGGACCCTTTGCTGAGCAAAAGCCGCGTATTGCAGCCGTCTTAAGGTCCCAGCTTGAAATGGGTTTACAAGGCATTGAAGGTGCAATCGGCCCCCAAGAGATTGTAATCGGCTACGAACCAGTCTGGGCTATAGGCCCGGGCAAGACACCGCCGGGGAAGGAGTATATAAGTTTTGTGTCGGCAACTATAAAATCCATAGTTAAAGAAAAGTTCAATTTCGAGCCGGCTGTTGTCTACGGCGGAGGTTTGAAAGAAGAAAACGCGAAAATGATCGCCGAAATTGACACGATAGATGGCGGGCTGGTGGCTTTAACCAGATTCACCGGTGACATCGCTTTTGAGCCGGAAGGGTTGAAAAATATCATTGCCAAATACGCTACAAAGAAAGGAGCTGTCCCCCTATGCAAGAAGTCCTGA
- a CDS encoding ABC transporter substrate-binding protein: MLKKKWVPLTLVLVLVAMILTACGGGSSGQKSSDSQGTVEITFVNWATAEEATKQQMLDVIKEFEKQNPGIKVKNVPIPVGEQLNQLTIMTTGGNAPDIAQVHFDVGISLAAMGALEPNDNLLSKEFLDDVNKKLYDFGMYEGKHYLIPWVGHPLGFWYNKKLLQQAGLDPNNPPQTIDELTKAMEIIKQKLPNDVVPLQIDTTIRTLGLSHEWSFMSAFGTVPVDGDKVQANKMGPYAEWLRMLVQKGYTLPGKKFGEFRPLAAQNRLVFGFDGPSFKGIVQSFDKSITDEKFYETWGVTTLPVGADKKPYSAPDDHNLAIFKASKHKEAAAKFAEFLARSDFSIKTYVIPLGFLPTVQSAVQRFPKEFSDPARKAFIEKIVPAEVRLPYGPNYSKIATVVMAGMQEVITTNKPIPEILNNVQTKLEGIINGK; the protein is encoded by the coding sequence ATGCTAAAAAAGAAATGGGTCCCTTTGACGCTGGTGCTGGTATTAGTTGCTATGATTCTTACGGCATGCGGCGGTGGGAGTTCAGGGCAAAAAAGTAGTGATTCCCAAGGCACGGTAGAAATCACCTTCGTTAATTGGGCTACGGCGGAAGAAGCAACTAAACAACAAATGTTGGATGTAATAAAAGAATTTGAAAAACAAAATCCTGGAATTAAAGTTAAGAATGTACCAATACCTGTGGGGGAACAATTAAATCAGCTAACTATTATGACCACTGGTGGGAATGCACCTGATATTGCCCAAGTACACTTTGACGTAGGGATAAGTCTTGCCGCAATGGGAGCTTTGGAGCCAAATGACAATTTGCTTTCCAAGGAATTCTTAGATGATGTAAATAAAAAACTATATGATTTTGGTATGTATGAGGGAAAACATTATCTTATACCTTGGGTAGGCCATCCCCTTGGCTTCTGGTATAATAAGAAGCTTTTGCAGCAGGCTGGATTGGATCCAAATAATCCGCCGCAGACAATAGATGAGCTTACAAAAGCTATGGAAATAATAAAACAAAAGTTACCTAACGATGTTGTTCCGCTCCAAATCGATACAACAATTCGCACATTGGGACTATCCCACGAATGGTCATTTATGAGTGCCTTCGGCACAGTACCCGTTGATGGTGATAAAGTCCAGGCTAATAAAATGGGACCCTATGCTGAGTGGTTACGCATGCTGGTACAGAAGGGTTATACCCTGCCGGGTAAAAAATTTGGTGAATTCCGGCCCCTGGCAGCCCAGAATCGTTTAGTATTTGGCTTTGATGGCCCATCCTTTAAAGGAATAGTCCAGAGCTTTGATAAATCAATCACCGATGAAAAATTCTATGAAACCTGGGGAGTAACGACCTTACCTGTAGGTGCCGACAAAAAGCCTTATTCTGCACCTGACGATCATAATTTGGCCATATTCAAAGCTTCCAAGCATAAGGAAGCCGCGGCTAAGTTTGCCGAATTCTTGGCACGAAGCGATTTTTCAATAAAAACTTATGTTATACCGTTAGGGTTTTTACCAACCGTTCAAAGTGCGGTACAAAGATTCCCAAAAGAGTTTAGTGACCCGGCCAGAAAAGCCTTTATCGAAAAAATTGTTCCGGCGGAAGTAAGGTTACCATACGGACCTAATTATTCTAAAATAGCAACAGTAGTCATGGCAGGTATGCAAGAGGTAATTACTACTAATAAGCCAATTCCTGAGATATTAAATAACGTCCAAACAAAGCTGGAGGGTATCATTAATGGTAAATAA
- a CDS encoding carbohydrate ABC transporter permease — MFRRRFSLGWTLSVWGTVIVILGWSLFPIYWMLVTSLKTNMDVFKVPPDFWPLKPTLENYTALTTGISPIGRFFFNSLITALLTVLITIVLATLAGYALSRLKFRFRDQILVSVLVTQMFPLVVMLAPLYLLYVKAHLLNTYTGMVIAFTSFALPFGIWMIKGFIDSVPVEIEQAAMVDGCSRLKAMWTVVLPLTIPGIVATGIFAFLDAWNNLLFPLTLTNDIMMKTLPAGMVLAFTGQFKHDWSGMMAASFITTLPVLILFVLLQRYLVEGLTGGAVKG, encoded by the coding sequence ATGTTTCGGCGTCGCTTTTCTTTAGGCTGGACATTAAGTGTATGGGGAACGGTAATAGTTATCTTAGGTTGGTCGCTTTTCCCGATTTACTGGATGCTGGTAACGTCATTAAAAACCAACATGGATGTCTTTAAAGTGCCACCAGATTTCTGGCCTTTAAAACCGACCTTGGAGAACTATACTGCCTTAACTACCGGCATATCGCCGATAGGAAGGTTTTTCTTCAACAGCCTGATAACGGCTTTATTAACCGTTTTGATTACCATTGTCCTTGCAACTTTAGCAGGTTATGCCTTGTCAAGGCTTAAATTTCGTTTTCGGGACCAGATTTTGGTGAGTGTTTTGGTAACGCAAATGTTTCCCCTGGTCGTTATGCTGGCTCCTTTATATCTCTTATATGTCAAGGCGCACCTTCTTAATACGTATACGGGAATGGTAATTGCCTTTACATCCTTTGCCCTTCCCTTTGGAATCTGGATGATTAAAGGTTTTATCGATTCAGTGCCGGTAGAAATCGAACAGGCTGCCATGGTAGATGGTTGCAGTAGGCTAAAAGCCATGTGGACAGTCGTTCTTCCCTTGACGATTCCCGGAATAGTAGCGACAGGTATTTTTGCCTTTTTAGACGCCTGGAATAACCTGCTGTTTCCTTTGACCCTTACCAACGATATAATGATGAAAACTCTACCGGCAGGGATGGTTTTAGCTTTTACCGGGCAATTTAAGCATGACTGGAGTGGCATGATGGCTGCCTCTTTTATCACCACCCTACCAGTCCTTATTCTCTTTGTCTTACTGCAACGTTATCTAGTTGAAGGCCTTACCGGCGGCGCCGTCAAAGGGTAA
- a CDS encoding GntR family transcriptional regulator, with translation MVFNKNEPLPLHYQITNDLREAIKNGRWSVGDLFPTDKELMEKYGVSSTTVRRAVAQLVQEGWLERKPGKGTFVKKEHVEETLGRLTGFFEEMRRHGFTPSADVLDLRPVEITPRELEKTPGLSVFGNQKMFLVERLQKLNGKPVVYLRSYWPYEYGRRMAEFDLGKEALYEIATRELGLTLTRAEQTIAASVARKKEAQLLDVRVGFPVLVMERLAYAGDRPVELSINIYRADRYKYRVFLYPSNNNFEGVLLP, from the coding sequence ATGGTTTTCAATAAAAACGAACCCCTACCGCTACATTATCAGATTACCAACGACCTGCGCGAAGCCATTAAAAATGGCAGATGGAGCGTAGGCGATCTTTTTCCCACCGATAAAGAATTGATGGAGAAGTACGGCGTGAGCAGCACCACCGTCCGCCGGGCGGTTGCCCAGCTGGTGCAGGAAGGATGGCTGGAGCGCAAACCTGGAAAGGGTACCTTCGTAAAAAAGGAACACGTTGAAGAGACCCTAGGCCGGCTGACGGGATTTTTTGAAGAAATGCGCCGCCACGGTTTCACTCCAAGCGCCGACGTTCTTGATCTCCGTCCGGTAGAAATTACCCCGCGAGAACTGGAAAAGACGCCGGGCCTTAGTGTTTTTGGCAACCAGAAGATGTTCCTGGTGGAAAGGCTCCAGAAATTAAACGGTAAACCCGTGGTTTATTTGCGCAGTTACTGGCCCTATGAATACGGCCGGCGTATGGCCGAATTCGACCTGGGTAAAGAAGCGCTATATGAAATTGCAACCAGGGAATTGGGCCTGACCCTCACCAGGGCCGAGCAGACCATTGCCGCCAGTGTGGCCCGCAAAAAGGAAGCCCAACTGCTGGACGTAAGGGTAGGATTCCCTGTACTTGTCATGGAACGCCTCGCCTATGCCGGTGACCGCCCTGTTGAGCTTTCCATCAACATTTACCGGGCCGACCGCTATAAGTACCGCGTCTTTTTGTACCCGTCCAATAATAACTTCGAAGGTGTCTTGCTGCCGTAA